In Candidatus Dependentiae bacterium, the sequence TATTTCCGGTGAAAAAGAATTGCTAAATTCTTGTAAAAAATCTTTTGCATCTCTTTTTAATGATAGAGCTATTTCATATAGAATTGATCACGGTTTTGATCATATGAGTGTTTATTTATCAATTGGTATACAGAAAATGGTTCGATCCGATATGGCTAGCGCGGGTGTTGCTTTTACGCTTGATACGGAGTCCGGATTTAAAGATGTAATTTTTATAAATTCTTCATATGGCCTTGGTGAAAATGTCGTTCAAGGATCTATTAGTCCTGATGAATTTTATATTCATAAACCTACTCTTGAAAAAGGTTTTGCACCAATTTTAAAAAAGAGATTAGGTTCTAAAAATAAAAAATTGATTTATTCAGGAAATTTAAATAAACCGGTAAAAAATATTTTAGTTAAAGAAAAAGATAGATTAAAATTTTCACTAATTGATAGTGAAATTTTAGATATAGCTAAACAGTGTTTAATTATAGAAGAACACTATTCTAAATTAAAAAGTAAATGGGTTCCCATGGATATTGAATGGGCAAAAGATGGATTTGATAATAAAATTTATATAGTTCAAGCAAGACCTGAAACCGTACATTCTTTAAAGCAAGATCAAAATTTTACGCAAGAATATATTCTTGATACAAAAAATAAAAATAAAATTTTAGTTACCGGTAAAAGCGTTGGAAGAAAAATAGCCACAGGTAAAGTTCGTGTAATTTCAAGTGCAAAAAATATGCATCAAGTTTTACCAAATGAAATTTTAGTTACCGATATGACGGATCCTGATTGGGAGCCAATAATGAAGCGAGCTGCCGGAATTATTACAAATCGAGGCGGTCGAACTTGTCATGCTGCAATTGTAAGTAGAGAAATAGGTATTCCTGCTATTGTAGGTGCTATTGGATCTACAAATAAATTAAAAACAGGCGATATTGTTACTATGGATTGCAGTAGTGGGGATATTGGATATGTTTATTCAGGAAAAATTAATTTTAAAATAGAAAAAATAGAACTTAAAAAAATACCAAAATTAAAAACAGAAATATTTACAAATGTTGGTGATCCGGATGAGGCATTTAATTTTTCTAAATTACCGGTACAAGGAGTTGGACTTGCCAGACTTGAGTTTATAATTAATAACACTATAAAAATTCATCCATGCGCACTTGTTGAACCGGAAAAAGTTTTATTAAAAAACGATAAAAATTTAATAAATAAATTAACTTTTGGATATAAAGATAAAAAGGAATATTTTATAGATAAATTGGCTCAAGAAGCCGGAACCATTGTTGCTGCATTTTATCCAAAACCTGTGATAGTAAGACTTTCAGATTTTAAGAGCAATGAGTATAAACAACTTATTGCAGGTAAATATTTTGAGCCTGTTGAAGAAAATCCAATGTTTGGATTTAGAGGTGCTTCAAGATATTATAGCGAAAAATATAGACATGCATTCAGGCTTGAATGTTTAGCTATGAAAAAAATTAGAGAAATCATGGGGCTTGATAATTTAATTATTATGATTCCATTTGTTCGAACTGTAAAAGAAGCCGAATTGGTTTTGGCTGAAATGAAAAAACATGGGCTTGAACGTGGTAAAAATGGCTTACAAATTTATATGATGTGTGAAATTCCATCGAATGTGATATTAATTGAAAAATTCAGTAAATATTTTGATGGTTTTTCTATTGGTTCCAACGATTTAACACAAACAACTTTGGCAGTGGATAGAGACTCTGAATTGGTAGCAGATATTTTTGATGAACGTAATGAAGCTGTAAAGGAAATGATGTCTATGGCTATTTCAGGAGCTAAAAAGAATGATGTAAAAATTGGAATATGCGGGCAAGCTCCATCCGATTATCCTGAAATAACGGAATTTTTGATTAAAGAAGGCATAGATTCAATTTCTTTAAATCCGGATACGGTGATGAAGGAAATTATTTTGATTTCAAAAAGATAGAGAAATTATATTTTATTCCTCTATCTTTTTGAAATATTTTATAAGTGTTTATTTCTTCAATAATAGTTCCATTACTTTTATGTAGTCTACCAAAGTAGCTGTTGCCCAGCTATTTGCATTTTTTTCTACTAAAGACTTGAGCTTTTGTAAATCATTTAGAGTAGTTTCTTTATTAGAAATATATTTATATTCATCAAATATTGATGTTATTTGTTTTTCGAAATCAGTTCCGGCAGATAATTGTTCTATTTCGCTCATTACTATGTCTAGAGCTGTTTGATTTTTGCTATTCTCAAGACTAATATCGGCACCCATTTCTATTAAATAACTTACGATTTCTGGTTCACCCTTATAAACAGCAA encodes:
- the ppsA gene encoding phosphoenolpyruvate synthase, whose product is KNINKNKLKEFAVIGKKIRDLICNANLPQDLEKEILQSYKDMQKKYGKTCSVAVRSSATAEDLPEASFAGQQDTYLNISGEKELLNSCKKSFASLFNDRAISYRIDHGFDHMSVYLSIGIQKMVRSDMASAGVAFTLDTESGFKDVIFINSSYGLGENVVQGSISPDEFYIHKPTLEKGFAPILKKRLGSKNKKLIYSGNLNKPVKNILVKEKDRLKFSLIDSEILDIAKQCLIIEEHYSKLKSKWVPMDIEWAKDGFDNKIYIVQARPETVHSLKQDQNFTQEYILDTKNKNKILVTGKSVGRKIATGKVRVISSAKNMHQVLPNEILVTDMTDPDWEPIMKRAAGIITNRGGRTCHAAIVSREIGIPAIVGAIGSTNKLKTGDIVTMDCSSGDIGYVYSGKINFKIEKIELKKIPKLKTEIFTNVGDPDEAFNFSKLPVQGVGLARLEFIINNTIKIHPCALVEPEKVLLKNDKNLINKLTFGYKDKKEYFIDKLAQEAGTIVAAFYPKPVIVRLSDFKSNEYKQLIAGKYFEPVEENPMFGFRGASRYYSEKYRHAFRLECLAMKKIREIMGLDNLIIMIPFVRTVKEAELVLAEMKKHGLERGKNGLQIYMMCEIPSNVILIEKFSKYFDGFSIGSNDLTQTTLAVDRDSELVADIFDERNEAVKEMMSMAISGAKKNDVKIGICGQAPSDYPEITEFLIKEGIDSISLNPDTVMKEIILISKR
- a CDS encoding ankyrin repeat domain-containing protein, giving the protein MIIILGITTQCFSFSSNLMQAINDGNLDSVKKIIAENSSELNATDKQKSTVLMFAVYKGEPEIVSYLIEMGADISLENSKNQTALDIVMSEIEQLSAGTDFEKQITSIFDEYKYISNKETTLNDLQKLKSLVEKNANSWATATLVDYIKVMELLLKK